The genomic window ACCATAAGCTTTAACAGTATACATTTTATCAAggttattatttatataactaTTATTACCACTGTGTCTTTCGTTATAATCATTATTGATCATgtcattttcattatcataTGAATTATCACCATCATTATGATTTAATTTTTGAGAAGAACTAAATGAAAGATTATTTGGATCATTTTTATGTAGAGTATTATTTCTAAACACAGCATCTTCTTCATAAATAGCAGCAACcatattactttttttatttaaattaaagacttcattatataatttatgaTCAGAATAGTCTGttgaatttttattttttgaattatcTGTGCTATCATCAATACTTTTTCCtgaagaaatattttttaaattaaaaatatttgacGTTTTAGCACTAGACAAATTATTCGTATCATTAGTATTATCGTCTCCTTTATTTAATGGATGTTCATAACTAGTATtagttttatttttattttcataattgttcttattattattattatcattatcattattattattattattattatcattatcacTGTTGTTGTTTACATTTGATGTATCATCACTTGAgttgttatttttttctttattatttttcttattattttcatttgtttGCTCACTTGTTTTGTACGATTCATCATTAGCATTCATGGTTTTAAAATCATTAGAAACGCAGGGATTGTCTTGTTTACTTTTGCTTTTATCCTTGATACTCTTTGAGCTTTTTATAGTGTTATTTCTGTACATACCTTCTTCTAGACATTTTTGTGGTTGTGACTCTTCGAGTTCCCTTCTGCTTTTTTCAtcttcatatattttaagtAGGTTCTCATCAAAAAGATAAAAGCACATgaaaaaaaggaagaaaACAAATCCtgatattaaaaaatattgagCAATGCTAATTTTCATAAGTGGTAAAGCAACAGCTAATAAATAACCAACACAACCACCTAAAGGAAACATAGTTATAAAGATACTAATCCAGGACCCTGCTCGATCTTTGgaatatgaataaataagaGGAGGGATAATGGTTATAAATGCGGCTTCACTAAAACCACAAAAGAATCTACTAAACATTAAAGAATAATAGGAGCCAACAATAAATGAGAAACCTGTAAGTAATAAAGCTAAAGAATTTTGAAATAAGAAGATATCAgtaattttaaaaatactATATGCTGAAGCTAAAGAACCACTTAATATAGAACTTATACTTAATCCAAAAACAAACACTGAAGTAAGAAATCCAATGTGTACATCAACATTTGTAGCatcatatatttcttttaaatagGATGATAAATAATCATAAGAACCTGGTATAATACCTctatttacatatattaaaaaatgtattattgttattattgtataaataaaataaaatttattcacctttttttttaatcctgataaatatttatctaACCCTGAAAAACATACATACTTTTCTATTTTACCACATCCATCTATAATATTCTCATCAATCTTTGATACTACTTTTTTCCCTTTCATTTCAATAGtattactttttaaaaattctCCTTCATATTTCTTACTTTCATTTTTCCTTAACCTTGTATCATTAGAATTAATtacttcatttttttcagtTGAACTCATTGTtcatcttcttttttttttttttttttttttttttaatttccAATTGGTTTTTAGCTAGATACTCAGATTAAGAAAACAACCCAAAACGGTTCACgcaaataaaaaaaataataaataagagtatatttttaaatagatatattatatatcaatatatatatatatatatattaatatatatatctatatatgtatattatatactcatttaaatgattatacaaaatatacacaCGTGTACAcaaatatttacaaaacgtttacaatatattatatattatatattatattttttttaaaatacaaaattaaaacggttaaaatataatatatatatatatatatatataataaaaatgtgaccttttttaaaaaggtataaaaaagaaataacaCATATTAAAATAGAACATATAATgtactatatatatatatatatatatatataatcatatatattaaataaaaataaattaaagaaataagccataaaaatatatacacacataaaaaaaaaaaaaaaattatctaTTTCAAACTGTAGcaaaattcatatattaaatgtattcttaaggaataataaataatcacatatataaatatatatatcacacatatataattatatatatatatatattaaaattaaaaaaattaaaatgtaaatcaaaatggtaatataaaacaatatatatatatatatatataataaacatataaactatttattaaaaaaaaaaaaaattattcctattttgtttaaaataaatatcatacatacatacatattatatatatatatatatatatatataatatatatttatt from Plasmodium reichenowi strain SY57 chromosome 6, whole genome shotgun sequence includes these protein-coding regions:
- a CDS encoding organic anion transporter → MSSTEKNEVINSNDTRLRKNESKKYEGEFLKSNTIEMKGKKVVSKIDENIIDGCGKIEKYVCFSGLDKYLSGLKKKVNKFYFIYTIITIIHFLIYVNRGIIPGSYDYLSSYLKEIYDATNVDVHIGFLTSVFVFGLSISSILSGSLASAYSIFKITDIFLFQNSLALLLTGFSFIVGSYYSLMFSRFFCGFSEAAFITIIPPLIYSYSKDRAGSWISIFITMFPLGGCVGYLLAVALPLMKISIAQYFLISGFVFFLFFMCFYLFDENLLKIYEDEKSRRELEESQPQKCLEEGMYRNNTIKSSKSIKDKSKSKQDNPCVSNDFKTMNANDESYKTSEQTNENNKKNNKEKNNNSSDDTSNVNNNSDNDNNNNNNNDNDNNNNKNNYENKNKTNTSYEHPLNKGDDNTNDTNNLSSAKTSNIFNLKNISSGKSIDDSTDNSKNKNSTDYSDHKLYNEVFNLNKKSNMVAAIYEEDAVFRNNTLHKNDPNNLSFSSSQKLNHNDGDNSYDNENDMINNDYNERHSGNNSYINNNLDKMYTVKAYGNDELYLNPAQRSYSKDKRDKFLEIEIENSIETLDEDKNKELNLSLLVNTTITNISFLLLVIALTAHADMIQCYLVYGAPILYALNIFPSYKSATVTCSLCACLSSIVGTCFGGFLMDFYNLNIQNIDKNYEHIKNNEKKIKIYNKDVLVHEYLRIIGLQTFFILIIASSLILMIPFISNMYLFTFVMTLGLTFLFSAMPGHNIGIMVCVPQNIRAFSIGMSSFISHLFGDIPWTIITGKIKGTLSPDCVVTRNGELSEKCREQKSGLKITLLIICSKALVMALGSFFLHLYSKKKIKKYKNRQPIKA